Within the Salvelinus alpinus chromosome 38, SLU_Salpinus.1, whole genome shotgun sequence genome, the region tttggaaattgctttcaaggatgaaccagacttgtggaggtctacaattatttttctgaggtcttgactgatttcttttgattttcccatgatgtcaagcaaaaaggcactgagtttgacagtaggccttgaaatacatccacaggttcacctccaattgactcaaatgatgtcaattagcctatcagaatcttctgaagccatgacataattttctggaaatttccaagctgtttaaaggcacagtcaacttgatgtatgtaaacttctgacccactggaattgtgatacagtgaattatacgtgaaataatctgtctgtaaacaattgttgtaaaaatgacttgtgtcatgcacaaagtagatgtcctaacccgacttgccaaaactatagtctgttaacaagaaatgtgtggagtgattgaaaaacgagttttaatgactccaacctaagtgtaggtaaactttcgacttcaactgtatttaggcATAGAAGAATGTTAATGTTGTTTGTATGTTTTTTGTGTTCTGTTCACAGTGGAGTTTCTGTTCCTGGACCTGTGTTCCCTGAAGTCGGTAAGGCAGTTTGTCCACAGGTTTAAAGCCAGGGCTCTACCACTTCACGTCCTTGTCAACAATGGTACTTATACACCAAACAACCTCGTTATTCAATATACCACAACATTCACCTTTAAAGGGAATCATAGCATCGTTATTTCATCTGAAAAATCAAGCAAACACTGGTTGTCGTCCATCTTTGAAAATACAGTGTCTCCTGGTCCTAGGAGgcctctgaaatggcaccctattccctttagtgCACTTCTTTTATCCATAGCACTATGAGGTAGTGCTCTGCCATAGGAATGTGGTGCCATTTCAGGCGAAGCCCTATTGTGTAGTCCTCCGTGGCAGTTTGTTTGAACAAAATAGCTTTTATTGAGAGAAGGTCTTTGGAGACTCCGGTACTGACTGGCTTGGGGGGGCTCCATGCTGTGGTAACAGTCAGCCACTATCTGCTCACAAACAGGCTGAATGAATAATTCACCAGTCTGCAAGATTCTCTCGGCAGCTAACATCACTTATCACACCCGGCTGATTGATAATGGATGGTAGATGCCGAAGGAAGGACGTAGTGCAGACGTTAGTGCCACCCCATTGAGAGAGTAATGATAGGGAAAGGTCATCGCTACACAGACCCCGgatgtgtcccaaacggcaccctattctctatatagtgtgctacttttgaccaggacccgtagggctctggtcaaaagatcTGCACTAAatacggaatagggtgccgtttggcaCGTAGGCCCCGAGTAGCATTCTGATTTCCCTGAATCCCCCCCGTCAGTAGAGTTGTCGTCACGCCGTGAGTTCTCTCTGTCTATGCCCTATGCTTTAGTAAGCTAAGCAAGGCCTAATGACACCTTGTATCTCTTTCACTTTAGACATGTAATTGCATGTCGAATAGTGTTATTGATAAACTAATCGTTGTAATCTCCATTACCATGTAGTCAATGGTGTTTAAGTTAGAGTAATGAGCTGTTTCAGTCTGCATTAGGGGAAGGTGTGTGCTTGAGAGACCATAGACTGATCTGCAGACAAGTCTTGTTGACCATCGTCTGCGAGTGTTATAGCACACCTAGAGGCCAGGCGTCTATAGAGGGAGTGCTTTTAATGATAACGTAATAAGAATATATGCCACATAGCAGACAGTTCTATCCAGAGGAATTTAGGCCTacacaaataaaaaatgtatgcactcactgtacTGTCAGTCTTACAGTGAGTACGTACTTTTTTAGCATGTGTACCGTGTGTGATCTCTACGagaatcgaacccacgaccttagCAGTACCATGTGTTTCTCCTTTCACAATCACTCAACAGAAGTGTCAGTCACAGTGTATCAGCATAGACAGCTGTTATATCTTGTCGACATATTGCTCGAATATTTGAAGGGTGTTCTTTCTAGCCGCTATGCttctgcctctgcattgcttgctctttggggttttaggctgggtatctgtaaagcactttgattGAAATGTCATATTGCTTGTCCTTCATAGCCGGTATCATGCTGGTTCCCGAGGGAAAGACGGAGGACGGTTTCGAGCTGCACTTTGGTCTGAACTATCTaggacacttcctgttgacaaaCCTCCTCCTGGACAAACTGAAGAGGTCTGGGAGACACGGCGCCTGCTCCCGCGTCGTCACCATGTCCTCCGCCACACACTACGTTGGAATACTCAATATGGAAGACCTACAGGGCAGGTAGGGACCAGGACCTGCGTCTGTATTCATGATCCcagcactcctaccctgagacGCTTCGTGAATACAGACCCAGGTTATTTGGTATATGGCTTCCAACATTGTTCTCAGGTGTCCAATTGATTGCTGAAATTGAATCAATCTCTCGAAATCAAAATCCCGACGTGGTATTGTCATCTCTTTGGTATTAGTCATGGTTGATGGACAATCAAGTAGCACATTTAAAACCATTACCACTGTGGTAGTAGTATTTATCTGTTGGCTATGGGTGAATGTCATTCTCAATTCAAGATACAAGCTATATCCAATGAATCTCATTGACCGACAAAGCCTCTTGATTCCCATAACCTTTTTTCCCATAATTTTTTTTGATACTCGTAAAATATTTtacctcaacaaaaaaaaaatgaacaTTTTCTAAAATGTTCTTACCAGGACAACATTATTCGTTTTGATGACAGATAGTGTTGTGTGATCAACCATTATTATACAGTCTGTTTTGAGAGGCTCCTTGCCTCAAGGGCAGAACAGcggtatctctctctttctcgcctgCGAATTTAGATGTGATAGATGGCTTCGTCACATCTGGGAGAAATGAGTGGACGATGCTGCTGGCTACAAACGGCTAGCTGCAACGGTGCTCTACCCAGAAACAATCTCACGCTGTAAGAAAAAGAAACAGGGGGGGAAACACATTATAGATTGGGTATTTCACAGTCTGATGCTCTTATGACCTTCACAGTGCGTTTGTACAGACAAGTTGCGTTTGCTTTGGACAGTGTTTCTGGTGTTAACAATAAGTCTATctattcagtacagtacagaaacTGTATAATAGACATTGGGTTTAGTCATGCAGATAGCTTAGTAGGGGGCATTGGATTGGGAACAACAAGGTTGTAGACAACATACGGAATAAGTATGTTATGTATGTTAATTAGTTTAGGTTTTTTGGGACAAACTAAACTGCCAAATGATCGTATTATAAAGCATGGCTTACCCCGAGATAAACagtctctctcgtcctctccctctttctccgtttctctctccctctctccccatccctctctctccctccaggtcctGCTACAGTGCGCATGGTGCCTACTCTCAGAGTAAACTGGCTCTGGTTCTCTTCACATACCATCTGCAGGAGAAGTTAACAGCAGGAGGGTTCCCAGTAACATCCAACGCAGTAGACCCGGGCATGGTGGACACTGACCTGTACAACAACCTCTGCATTCCAGCCCAGGCAGCCAAGAAACCTGTTGCCAAAATGCTGTTTAGGGTAAAGTAGAATATTAATCTAGGTGACCATTCGAATATTTAAAGGCCACCTTAGGGTTAGGAACCTGAGACAAAATGCAtcaaatatactgtagatatgggCCACATTCCTTCTCAAAACTAACAACAGTGTCATAGTATTTCACCTAACAGTCTTATACTTCACTATAGGATAACATAAACTATGCTGACAGTTCTGTAAGACTGTTAAGGGTACGGTGAACGACCTTTACAATTACTTAGGAATTTGGCATACTTGAGGAGAAAATGCACCAAAGATAGATATGGTAATAGGTGAAGCTTCTACGCTTGACCAAAGCTTAACAGCGGTGATTGATGAGAATACTAATAAGGTGCAACACATGTGGAATGATCCAGCCTTTTACTGCCCAGGCTTCATAATGAGTTTTTCTGTTTATCATATTGCCGTGGAATCCATGTGTTTTAAAAAGGATTATAATTGCATTCTTGGGGTTCTGAGATGGTAAAAGCATGTGAATTATAGTCGCATCAAAGGGTGTGTTAAATGGGGTGGTCAATTTATTCAGAACCACAGGGTGAGTGAgaggcacaggaggttggtggcaccgtaATTgcggaggacgggctcgtggtaatgactgtagcggaataggtggaatggtatcaaatgcatcaaacatggtttccaggtTTTTTTAatgccatgtgtttgatgccattccattcgctctgttccagacattattatgagccgtccccccctcagcagcctccactggtgagaGGGTGTTTGTATTCATGAAAACTACATCACAATTTGTGAGAAAGCTGTGCAAATAATCCCCATTATAATTAGCCGGTTAGCAttttttgtcatgaatcttgttctgaaggcagctctgcagagtggtcactagctggcacaaaATCATCAAATCATTTAAaacctaatgtctaaccctaaccttaaattaagaacaaaaatgtactttttgttttcatgaatttttacaataaaGCCAATTTTGGCTTTGCACCTTGGCCATCTTacggaaatcgctcagttctgcctttAAGACAAGACTTatcccaataaacgtcaacctctTATAAAATTTAGCGGCAAACAACAATTTAGCTGCAAGCAAAATGCATGTGGCAGTAATGGTAATTTTGTTTATTTCTTAGTTATTTAAATCACCCTTGAATCTGCTTCTAAAACGTCACATTGCATGGTCACAGATTCATTCTGTATTAGGGCATTCTAACAGGGACAGTGTAGACAATTTGCTTGTTTGCCTGAATAGATTTAGATGACTTTCCTTTTTAGAAATGTGCTGGGAAATTAAGCCTTACCTAGTTCGGCTTTaagagtttaaaaaaatatatatacagtatttcaagGATGACAATATAAAGATAACCTGAAAAACATCTGGATTTAATTTCATCAATACTCATATTCCACAAAGATAGTGAGTTGATATTGTCAGATATTGATTTTTATCGCCGTCATAATTTCCTTTCGGAGGCTTTTAATCTTGGAATTGGGGTCTAGCGCCGAATCTTATTTCATTATCTGTCTGATCGTTCGGGTTTTGTGTGTTTGGAAAGATGTCTCATATCCACTGAGGTTTGGATTGCCAAGTATTGCAGCATTTGTTTTGTCAACTAACTGCAGTATGGAGGGCAGCTATGTGATGCCCACTGGCCACAGATGGTTGCTCAATCCTATGTCCATATTACAAGTGATGATCACCCTAAGAAATATGGACCTGCATGAAATATTGTTTTGTTCAATGTTTGTCACTTTTCCTTTCTCTACAAGTATTTGTTTTATAAGTGAGACATGTATGTGTGCTGTCTAAGACGTGTATACACATTTCTGGACTGGTGGTCTTGTCTTGTGGCCCATCTGTCGACGGATTTCATTAGGGGCTATTTCACATCTGCTGTTTGGAAATCAAGCCGGCCTGTCTGCCAGTGTCTTCATTCACATTTTCCATTCGAGGAACATCCTCAGTGTTAATCACTGTTTTTGGCCATACAACAATTTGGATTACTAAAACCTCACCTCTAGTCCAAATATATTGTGGGGAGCAAATTCTTCTTGACTCTTCGAAGTCCCCATCAGCAAAGACATTCACACTATGTGTTgttgattgtgtttgtgtgtttaaacGAGGGACGTGAATTCAGATTCCCACGGGCAGCGAGTGTAGTGTTTCAATGCTCTGTGTTGGCGTTTGTTTCTCCTCCAGTGCAGTGGGCCCATTTAGGAGCCGCCATATGCGCCTTATATAAGCTCCAGGCTTTCCAGAGCAGTAGGCATGGCCTGCAATAGATCAGTCTGGCTTCctcctctctaacctcctccacTTAACCTGCCTGCTGCTGCCCGGCCTGCTGCACATCACTCACCACAGGCTGCTGCTGCCAGACAGACGTGTTAGTTCACCTGAGAGCTCACAGACGCCTTAGATTGCTGTAACAACTCTTTGTCATACATCTAAATAGCCTAATTCTAATCTCGTCCGCCCAGCCGCCTCTCTAGCAATTGAGCCTGGGGACAAGGTGTAACTAACTGAAGCTGCTTAGCAATTCagttgtgaaatatattttacattttgaaaaatgGAACAGAGGACTGCATCCTGTTTATGAAAGCGTTGATGTTGCCGGTTTGAATGATTGATAGAACTGGGCTTCAGTTTACAATTTTGAAAATGGAACAGAAGACCACTATGTTTCTGAAGAACAAGCCTGTCCCTGCCGGTCCATTCTTTTCTAAAGTGTTATTTCTGTGTCATCTCCAGATCCCAGCCGAGGGAGCGTCGACATCTATCCTGGCTGCCACTGCGTCGCAGCTGGAGGGGGTCGGAGGCTGCTACTTCTATAACGGGGAGAGAACTGAATCCGCTGACATGACTTACGATCACAACGTGAGGGCTGAGCTGTGGAAACAGAGCTGTGCGCTGGTTGGTCTTCGGGAGATCTAGAGGAGGAACCAGGAACCATGATCTTAGAAGTATGCCAAGATCGTTGGCATGACACCTCCCTCCAGCGTCAACAACAACCAAGCTGCGTCCCAATTCTCAAGCCTTCCCTTCGGCcctaagtgtgcacttgttccctTCCCTTCATGGATTTAAAAGCACTGGTATAGGAAATATGGTACCAACTCCCTCTAGCCTAGGCtgacaccaatccaatgcttttaaattCATGGGGAGGAGAGCACAAGTACATATTTTAGTAGTATCGGGATACAGCCCAAGTCAGCCCCAGCCAGCACTATGTACAGCGACAGCCTGTGGACTTAGGCTTCTTGATTACTTAGCAACATCTAGCTACAGCACAAACCTTGGTTGTTGCCTCTACAGTAACTGTCCTCTCTTGACCTCTGTCCTCATAGTACTGCGTTACACATCAGCAATGGAATCGACTCTTCAGCATTTCATATCTTCTAACATATCTCCTCCTCCGCAAAGACAGTTCTGAAGACACCCATTCTACCATGCGACAAGCTCTATTAAACACATGCTGAACTGCACATTGAGTGATGGAATTGATGTTTTTTATATTGCAATACAAGTTCTGCTGCCAAATGTATTAAGCTTTGGTACTGTAGCTCCCTCTTCTGGAATCGCAGATAACAAAACATGAACGAACACAAAGAACAACATCGGAGCTAGTAGTGCCTCGGAGCTACTAATATCTCTTCGAAACAGCCCCATCTTTTTTTCGGTCTAAAATTGGACCCTCTGTCCATTCTTTTTCTCATACTTGGACTCCCATCAGGGgcggactggccatctggcatttcgggtaaatgccagatgggctggtccatttttaTCCTAGTGGGCCTTTGtaactcttttttattttttatttttttacaaaattaTCATTATCTGGCTAATATGGGGGCCTCAAGGAAAAGGAAAAAAATTGTCTGTTGTGTTACAATAATGCCAGAGGCCATTTCTGGTCCTAGTCCACCCCTGACTCCCATCAAGGACTGGACCAAATATCTGTAGATGTACCGCCTCATAGCTGTGATCAAAAATATCATATCAAATATGCTTTGGTGAAGGGCTAACAATGACGACCATGAGACTCAAACTTGGTTAGCCTTATTCCCGCTTAATTTGCACTTGCCTCATTTAATGGGTGTGTCCAATCCTTGTTGTTGTCATCATCCAGGAAAATAACTGACAATGAGCTTCCTCATAGTACAGTAGATGCCTTTGCCTTGTTTGACTCCCTGTGCCCAGAGGGAATGTTCTGCCCTGCTATCTCCACTTCACTGTGACTGATGTGAAATGTTGTCGTGATTTTTGATGTCTCTGTGCCATACTGTGATAACAAAATGATGCTTATCTTTAAATGTTCTGAAACAGTAATAACATGTTAATGGTTGGTGGATCATATTTTCAGACACGCCATTTTCAGTCTTACTAGACGATTCTGAATCTTTAAATTACTGTAAGTGGTTCTCATGATAAGAGGTTTCTAGTGTGGAGAGTTCTAACTTGGGTGCTGCCTGTAATTTGTGCTCGTGTTCGATGGCTGCTTGAATTACAAACACTTGCTATGACGTCTTTTTAATTAAGATGGTTAATAGGGACTGCACATCTTCATTATCTAGCTTCTTCTTCTAGGTGTCTACAATCCATTTTAAGTATGCGTGTCGAAATTCTCATACAGGATATCGTCAATgttttgtcttaggtgttttgtGTTcaagtactgtatgtgtatgcatgCCTAAGCAGTGCAAGTTTCAGTTCTGTACATGACCAAGACAACAGTTATTCAATAACAACAGTGCCAATACTTACATGCTCTTTAGAATACTAATGAGGAAGGTTGAAGAGAAGAGGACTCCCCTCCAAGTTTCCATCTGCTTTTGTTATAATACAAAATGTGTTATGAGTCTAATGCTGGATAAAGGCAGACATAAGAGACACCaaatgaaaatcaaatcaaattgtatttgtcacatgcgccgaatacaacaggaccttacagtgaaatgcttactt harbors:
- the LOC139566176 gene encoding polyprenol dehydrogenase-like isoform X1, with the protein product MWLLSFILPILRLYLVGVKVLLYQLFNKSFTLPVLPTQNGRVAIVTGGARGMGYETARHLASLGMHVVIAGNSEEEGLQAVKKIHEEGSEVKVEFLFLDLCSLKSVRQFVHRFKARALPLHVLVNNAGIMLVPEGKTEDGFELHFGLNYLGHFLLTNLLLDKLKRSGRHGACSRVVTMSSATHYVGILNMEDLQGRSCYSAHGAYSQSKLALVLFTYHLQEKLTAGGFPVTSNAVDPGMVDTDLYNNLCIPAQAAKKPVAKMLFRIPAEGASTSILAATASQLEGVGGCYFYNGERTESADMTYDHNVRAELWKQSCALVGLREI
- the LOC139566176 gene encoding polyprenol dehydrogenase-like isoform X2, which produces MGYETARHLASLGMHVVIAGNSEEEGLQAVKKIHEEGSEVKVEFLFLDLCSLKSVRQFVHRFKARALPLHVLVNNAGIMLVPEGKTEDGFELHFGLNYLGHFLLTNLLLDKLKRSGRHGACSRVVTMSSATHYVGILNMEDLQGRSCYSAHGAYSQSKLALVLFTYHLQEKLTAGGFPVTSNAVDPGMVDTDLYNNLCIPAQAAKKPVAKMLFRIPAEGASTSILAATASQLEGVGGCYFYNGERTESADMTYDHNVRAELWKQSCALVGLREI